The following coding sequences are from one Gossypium raimondii isolate GPD5lz chromosome 4, ASM2569854v1, whole genome shotgun sequence window:
- the LOC128040409 gene encoding L10-interacting MYB domain-containing protein-like produces the protein MVKTRNFVEGDSSLATKAVWDDELTLIFCELCVNEVNAGNRPTTHLNSKGWENENPDFKGFKKKGIEPRLNELMWQMFGGIVATGENAWAPSSGVLPRGVPMGDDAPNEGFGDSDEHSNEPEGIPPDEVPSNPSHEIPNRRKQTLGAVQ, from the exons ATGGTAAAGACACGAAATTTTGTGGAGGGAGATAGTAGCTTAGCAACAAAAGCTGTTTGGGACGATGAGTTGACGTTGATATTTTGTGAACTTTGCGTGAATGAAGTCAATGCTGGCAATAGACCGACAACTCATCTAAACTCAAAGGGATGGGAAAAT GAAAATCctgattttaaaggatttaagaagaaaggaattgaaccaCGATTAAATGAGTTAATGTGGCAAATGTTTGGTGGCATTGTAGCCACTGGAGAGAACGCATGGGCACCTTCGTCTGGTGTTCTTCCACGTGGGGTTCCTATGGGAGATGATGCACCTAATGAGGGATTTGGTGATTCAGATGAACATAGTAACGAACCTGAAGGTATTCCCCCTGATGAGGTACCATCAAACCCTTCTCATGAAATCCCTAATCGAAGAAAGCAAACACTTGGGGCTGTACAGTAA